A single window of Flavobacterium aestivum DNA harbors:
- a CDS encoding outer membrane beta-barrel protein: MKFNKQISKGILILLLSFFGILQAQAQVSFRPGLRAGANFSHFTKGGDYYYYNPNGSIQSGPNVHYDTKTDFYIGFYGALKLSKYYTLQPEIDYSSQGSEYRSSTNSAKFDVDYLSFEVLNKFTFGNQFNLHFGPTLDFVVNKNFNTDANVDMAFVLGAGINITRNFGIEGRVKKGIIPVLDFNDNHTNVVFSLGATYTFDVK; encoded by the coding sequence ATGAAATTTAATAAGCAAATAAGCAAAGGAATACTGATTTTACTTTTATCATTTTTTGGAATACTACAAGCACAGGCTCAGGTAAGTTTTAGACCAGGATTGAGAGCGGGTGCCAATTTTAGTCATTTTACAAAAGGAGGTGATTACTATTATTATAATCCTAATGGTTCAATTCAGAGTGGTCCTAATGTTCATTATGATACCAAAACAGATTTTTACATTGGTTTTTATGGCGCCTTGAAACTGTCTAAATATTATACTTTGCAACCGGAGATTGACTATTCATCTCAAGGTTCAGAATATAGATCATCAACCAATAGTGCTAAGTTTGACGTAGATTATTTGTCTTTTGAGGTTTTGAATAAATTTACCTTTGGTAATCAGTTTAATCTGCATTTTGGTCCAACTCTTGATTTTGTAGTAAATAAAAATTTCAATACAGATGCAAATGTCGATATGGCTTTTGTTTTGGGAGCTGGAATTAACATAACACGTAATTTTGGAATAGAGGGAAGAGTTAAAAAAGGAATTATTCCAGTACTTGATTTTAATGATAATCATACCAATGTGGTATTTTCTCTTGGAGCAACTTATACTTTTGACGTAAAATAA
- a CDS encoding beta-ketoacyl-[acyl-carrier-protein] synthase family protein: MKKGVAITGMGIISSIGNSVEENCNALLNNQVGITTIENIATVHVDVIKVGEIKKTNQELIDELQLEKDNNFSRTALLGTIAAKQAVKNAGITSINEYRTGLISATSVGGMDMTERYYYEYFDNPEVVKYISSHNASDITDKMAHELGLKGMVTTISTACSSAANAIMLGARLIKSGKLDRVIVGGTDALSKFTINGFKTLMILSDDYNKPFDNDRTGLNLGEAAAYLVLESDELVKKENKKVLARVSGYGNANDAFHQTASSENGDGAFLAMEKAFKIAQLQPEQIDYINVHGTATPNNDLSEGRAIARLFGESKAPDFSSTKPFTGHTLAAAAAIEAVYSVLAIQNNVVFPNLNFKTPMEEFNLVPQTTLKHKNIEHVLSNSFGFGGNCSTLIFSKSE; the protein is encoded by the coding sequence ATGAAAAAAGGAGTTGCCATAACAGGAATGGGTATTATTTCTTCAATCGGGAATTCGGTTGAGGAGAATTGCAACGCATTACTGAATAATCAGGTAGGAATTACAACTATCGAAAATATAGCGACGGTACATGTAGATGTGATTAAGGTTGGAGAAATTAAGAAAACCAATCAAGAGTTAATTGATGAATTGCAATTAGAAAAAGACAATAATTTTTCAAGAACGGCTTTGTTGGGCACAATTGCTGCCAAACAAGCTGTGAAGAATGCAGGAATAACTTCGATTAATGAATACAGGACAGGATTGATTTCGGCTACCAGTGTGGGCGGAATGGATATGACTGAGCGCTACTATTACGAATATTTTGATAATCCCGAAGTCGTAAAATACATTAGCAGTCATAATGCCAGTGATATTACCGATAAAATGGCGCATGAATTGGGGTTAAAGGGAATGGTAACTACCATTAGTACAGCTTGTTCATCTGCTGCAAACGCAATTATGCTGGGTGCCCGATTGATAAAATCTGGCAAACTGGATCGTGTTATTGTAGGAGGAACGGATGCTTTGTCTAAGTTTACTATAAATGGTTTTAAAACGCTTATGATTTTGTCCGATGATTATAATAAACCATTTGACAATGATAGAACCGGTTTGAATCTTGGTGAAGCTGCCGCTTATTTGGTTTTGGAATCAGATGAATTAGTCAAAAAAGAAAATAAAAAAGTGTTGGCACGAGTTTCCGGTTACGGAAATGCGAATGATGCTTTTCATCAAACGGCTTCTTCAGAAAATGGCGACGGTGCTTTCCTGGCAATGGAAAAAGCTTTTAAAATAGCGCAATTGCAACCAGAACAAATTGATTATATCAATGTTCACGGTACTGCAACTCCCAATAACGATTTGTCTGAAGGTAGAGCGATAGCCCGATTGTTTGGCGAAAGTAAAGCCCCGGATTTCAGTTCGACTAAACCTTTTACAGGGCATACTTTGGCTGCTGCGGCTGCTATTGAAGCAGTTTACAGCGTATTAGCCATTCAGAATAATGTGGTTTTCCCAAATTTGAATTTTAAAACACCAATGGAAGAATTTAATTTGGTGCCACAAACGACTTTAAAACATAAAAATATAGAACACGTACTTTCTAATTCTTTTGGATTTGGAGGGAATTGTTCGACACTTATATTTTCTAAAAGCGAATAG
- a CDS encoding polysaccharide deacetylase family protein codes for MKHKIATFFFISVLTLLTLVSFFVVVEIKYFVLIAILWFLVVFWGSAYIASNYHVTAYCNNPLEKEKKIALTFDDGPHEMTTPVLEILRQYNAKATFFCIGKNIESHPDILKKITEEGHTVGNHSYSHSPFFDFYRKKQVITEIEQTDALIESVSGKKPILFRPPYGVTNPSIRRALAVTKHKTIGWNIRSLDGGTKNEKFIFGRIIKRIKPGGIVLLHDTSIQTVNVLEQLLSFLHKNNYRVVPLEELLNIKAYED; via the coding sequence TTGAAGCATAAAATAGCAACATTTTTTTTTATTTCGGTTCTAACGCTACTCACTCTAGTAAGTTTTTTTGTAGTTGTAGAAATCAAGTATTTTGTGCTGATTGCTATTTTATGGTTTTTAGTTGTTTTTTGGGGATCAGCTTATATAGCATCCAATTATCATGTAACAGCCTACTGTAACAATCCATTAGAAAAAGAAAAAAAAATTGCCCTTACATTTGATGATGGACCGCATGAAATGACAACTCCGGTTTTGGAGATCTTACGGCAGTATAATGCGAAAGCTACTTTTTTTTGCATTGGGAAAAATATTGAATCGCATCCTGATATTTTAAAAAAAATAACAGAAGAGGGGCATACCGTAGGGAATCATTCCTATAGTCATTCTCCTTTTTTTGATTTTTATAGAAAAAAGCAAGTCATTACCGAAATTGAACAAACAGATGCTTTAATTGAATCAGTTTCAGGAAAGAAACCAATATTATTCAGACCGCCTTATGGGGTAACAAATCCTTCCATCCGAAGAGCATTAGCGGTTACCAAACACAAAACGATTGGTTGGAATATTAGATCATTAGATGGAGGAACCAAAAATGAGAAATTTATTTTTGGTAGAATTATAAAAAGAATTAAACCCGGAGGAATCGTACTTTTGCACGATACATCCATCCAGACGGTAAATGTATTAGAACAGTTGTTGTCATTTTTACACAAAAATAATTATAGAGTTGTTCCTTTAGAAGAACTTCTGAATATAAAAGCTTATGAGGATTAA
- a CDS encoding beta-ketoacyl synthase N-terminal-like domain-containing protein: MKKTYINGLGCISAQKTFDSIFLEEAELNVNDTILALEKPVYKDFIPPAAIRRMAKGVKNGIVASTLALREAQLETVDAIITGTGMGCIEDSEKFLKAILDNGEQFLTPTSFIQSTHNTVGGQIALGLQCKAYNLTYVNGSVSFESALFDAKMMIEEGDASRILVGGIDETADYTIALFKLAGFIKKENQSPYSILESTTNGVVFGEGATFFVLENEIKENTFAEILDIEIFNKLETDEVENRITNFLASNDLKVTDIDAVLLGYNGDVDSDLYYKNLSNNTFLNTPQVYYKHLSGEYDTASAFGLWLGAKIIQTQNIPDIVKINALESQSYKTVLLYNQRNGVDHSFTLISSC; this comes from the coding sequence ATGAAAAAGACATATATAAATGGATTAGGTTGCATTTCGGCTCAAAAAACGTTTGATTCTATTTTTTTGGAAGAAGCAGAATTGAACGTGAATGATACTATTCTTGCATTAGAGAAGCCTGTTTATAAAGACTTTATTCCACCTGCAGCTATTAGGAGAATGGCAAAAGGTGTCAAAAACGGAATTGTTGCTTCGACTCTTGCTTTGAGAGAAGCGCAACTTGAAACCGTAGACGCCATTATTACAGGAACAGGAATGGGATGTATAGAAGATTCTGAGAAGTTTTTGAAAGCCATATTAGATAATGGGGAACAATTCCTGACGCCAACTTCATTCATCCAGTCAACACACAATACTGTAGGAGGACAAATCGCTTTGGGCTTACAATGCAAAGCCTATAATTTGACCTATGTAAACGGATCAGTTTCTTTTGAGTCGGCTCTTTTTGATGCCAAAATGATGATTGAAGAAGGAGATGCTTCTAGAATATTGGTTGGAGGAATTGATGAAACTGCAGATTATACCATAGCACTATTCAAATTGGCTGGGTTTATAAAAAAAGAAAATCAAAGTCCATATTCTATTCTAGAGTCAACAACCAATGGAGTTGTTTTTGGAGAGGGAGCTACTTTTTTTGTTTTAGAAAATGAAATAAAAGAGAATACGTTTGCTGAAATTTTGGATATAGAAATCTTTAATAAACTGGAAACGGATGAAGTAGAAAATAGAATTACAAATTTTCTAGCTTCAAATGATTTGAAAGTTACAGATATCGATGCTGTTTTGTTGGGGTATAACGGGGATGTTGATTCTGATTTGTACTATAAAAACCTATCAAATAATACTTTTCTAAACACACCACAAGTATACTACAAACATTTGAGTGGAGAGTATGATACTGCTTCGGCATTTGGATTATGGCTGGGTGCCAAAATTATCCAGACTCAAAATATTCCCGATATTGTAAAGATAAATGCATTAGAAAGTCAATCTTATAAAACTGTTCTTCTATACAATCAACGCAACGGAGTTGATCATAGTTTCACTTTAATTTCAAGCTGTTGA
- a CDS encoding DUF2062 domain-containing protein, with product MSTSFLETARMDQFKICVIVPTYNNHKTLKRVLDSVLHYTPNVIVVNDGSTDSTAQILEAYSHLVQIHHSKNAGKGMAIRNGFKKALDLNYEYAITIDSDGQHFASDIPTFIAALETDADVLLIGSRNMTQENVPKKSSFGNKFSNFWFWFETGNKLEDTQSGFRLYPLQKIPASYFTKKFEFEIEVIVRSAWKDIPVKNIPVQVLYDPEERVSHFRPFKDFTRISILNTVLVTIALFYIKPRKFILKLKKKGLKKFFLENVLESNDSNARKSFSIALGVFIGICPFWGFQTILVLFLAVLLKLNKAIAFAFSNVSFPPFIPFIIYGSLKIGSYFITSDKPLILSMDMTLADIQKNMMQYLVGSFILAAFMAILFGLTAYLLLTLASNLKHKK from the coding sequence ATGAGTACAAGCTTTCTGGAAACAGCGCGTATGGATCAATTTAAAATTTGTGTTATTGTGCCTACGTACAATAATCACAAGACTTTAAAGCGCGTTTTAGATTCGGTTTTGCACTATACTCCAAATGTTATTGTGGTAAATGATGGTTCTACAGATAGCACTGCTCAAATTCTGGAAGCGTATTCACATTTAGTTCAAATTCATCATTCCAAGAATGCCGGAAAAGGAATGGCGATACGTAATGGATTCAAAAAGGCATTAGATTTAAATTATGAATATGCCATTACAATAGATTCTGATGGGCAACATTTTGCCTCAGATATCCCCACTTTTATTGCAGCTTTAGAAACGGATGCAGACGTACTCTTAATCGGAAGCCGAAATATGACTCAGGAAAATGTTCCCAAAAAAAGTAGTTTTGGGAATAAATTTTCTAATTTTTGGTTTTGGTTTGAAACCGGAAACAAGCTCGAAGACACCCAATCAGGGTTTAGATTGTATCCTTTGCAAAAAATACCAGCAAGTTATTTTACCAAAAAATTTGAGTTTGAAATAGAAGTTATTGTACGATCTGCCTGGAAGGATATTCCGGTAAAGAACATTCCCGTTCAGGTTTTGTATGATCCGGAAGAGCGAGTTTCCCATTTTAGACCTTTCAAGGATTTTACGAGAATTAGTATTCTAAATACCGTTTTGGTAACTATTGCCTTGTTTTATATAAAACCGAGAAAGTTTATTCTAAAACTAAAAAAAAAAGGACTTAAGAAATTTTTCCTCGAGAATGTATTAGAAAGTAATGATTCGAATGCGCGAAAGTCATTTTCGATTGCATTAGGAGTTTTTATAGGGATTTGCCCTTTTTGGGGTTTTCAAACCATTCTTGTTTTATTTTTAGCCGTTTTATTAAAGCTGAATAAAGCTATTGCTTTTGCCTTTTCTAATGTAAGTTTTCCGCCCTTTATCCCTTTTATCATTTATGGGTCACTAAAAATAGGAAGCTATTTTATCACTAGTGATAAACCGTTGATTTTGAGTATGGATATGACTCTGGCGGATATTCAAAAAAACATGATGCAATATCTAGTCGGAAGTTTTATTTTAGCGGCATTTATGGCTATTCTATTTGGTCTTACAGCTTATTTGTTACTTACTTTGGCAAGTAATTTAAAACATAAAAAATAG
- a CDS encoding phosphopantetheine-binding protein has translation MEGLKEELKSKIIEVLNLEDIAIADINNDDALFGDGLGLDSIDALELIVMLDKDYGIKLVDPKEGKTIFRSIDTMAAYINENRTK, from the coding sequence ATGGAAGGATTAAAAGAAGAATTAAAAAGTAAAATCATTGAAGTTTTAAACTTAGAAGATATAGCAATAGCTGATATAAATAATGACGATGCCTTATTTGGTGACGGATTAGGACTTGATTCTATTGATGCATTAGAGCTTATTGTAATGCTGGATAAAGATTACGGAATTAAATTAGTTGATCCAAAAGAAGGAAAAACTATTTTTAGGTCAATAGATACTATGGCTGCCTATATCAATGAAAATAGAACTAAGTAA
- a CDS encoding acyl-CoA thioesterase, protein MIRRKELYKEATDLTVSQEIRVRFNETDPLGIVWHGYYITYFEDGREAFGRHHGISYLDIARSGYTTPIVKSTCEHKLSLRYGDVFRIETTIVDTPAAKMIFRYTIFDAKNEIACTGETVQVFLDKDGELMLTNPPFFEEWKRKVGLIK, encoded by the coding sequence ATGATAAGAAGAAAAGAGCTGTATAAAGAGGCAACTGATTTGACTGTGTCACAAGAGATCCGAGTGCGGTTTAATGAAACTGATCCGCTAGGAATAGTGTGGCACGGGTATTATATTACTTATTTTGAAGACGGGAGAGAAGCCTTTGGTCGTCATCATGGGATTTCCTATTTGGATATTGCTCGTAGTGGTTATACAACTCCAATCGTAAAATCTACCTGTGAGCATAAATTATCTTTGCGTTATGGTGATGTGTTTCGTATAGAAACAACTATTGTTGATACGCCAGCGGCAAAAATGATTTTTAGATATACCATATTCGATGCCAAAAACGAAATTGCCTGTACCGGAGAAACCGTTCAGGTGTTTCTGGACAAAGATGGAGAATTAATGCTAACCAATCCTCCGTTTTTTGAAGAGTGGAAACGAAAAGTGGGTTTGATAAAATAG
- a CDS encoding ABC transporter permease produces the protein MSVYKEFLLLKRDIGGVVTLFLMPLVLIIVVTLIQDSTFKTINDSKIPVLLVDYDKGNVSKTIFDNLQKSDVFSVVTAIDNQPITETVAKEAVFKGKYQMAIVIPSHLSTDLQAKIDQNVQKIVSSLGFADSLATKPKAKLVDQKEVKLYFDPAVQLSFKSGVMNGIDKMISQIETKSIYTTFQDQLGEGDTSFEQKSFIKFKEIVPRINNKESIPNSVQHNVPAWTLFAIFFIVVPLSINIVKEKTQGTFIRLRTNPVSNTIVLAGKTVMYSIICLIQFYMMIALAVFLFPYLGLPALNVEGNLILMSIVALFSGLAAIGFGTLLGTIAKTQEQSAPFGATSVIILAAIGGVWVPVFAMPKIMQVIAQSSPMNWGLEAFYDVLLRNGTFWDLIPELFLLFLFFIVTTTLALLYDKKKRAV, from the coding sequence ATGTCAGTTTATAAAGAGTTCTTGTTGTTAAAACGAGATATAGGAGGTGTAGTGACACTTTTTTTGATGCCGTTGGTATTAATAATAGTGGTTACGCTCATTCAAGACAGTACATTTAAAACAATAAATGATTCTAAAATACCTGTTCTTTTAGTCGATTATGACAAAGGGAATGTTTCTAAAACGATTTTTGATAACTTACAAAAAAGTGACGTTTTTAGTGTTGTTACAGCAATAGATAACCAACCAATTACAGAAACAGTTGCCAAAGAAGCTGTTTTTAAGGGAAAATACCAAATGGCAATAGTTATTCCGTCACATTTAAGCACGGATTTACAGGCAAAGATTGATCAGAACGTTCAAAAAATTGTCAGTAGCTTAGGTTTTGCTGATTCTTTGGCTACAAAACCAAAGGCTAAATTGGTTGATCAAAAAGAAGTTAAACTCTATTTTGATCCGGCAGTTCAGTTAAGTTTCAAGAGTGGTGTAATGAATGGGATTGATAAAATGATTTCCCAAATAGAAACCAAATCTATCTATACTACTTTCCAAGATCAATTAGGCGAGGGAGATACCAGTTTCGAACAAAAAAGTTTTATTAAATTCAAAGAGATCGTTCCCAGAATTAACAACAAAGAGAGTATTCCAAATTCAGTACAGCATAATGTACCGGCTTGGACACTTTTTGCTATATTTTTTATAGTAGTTCCATTGTCAATTAATATAGTAAAAGAGAAAACACAAGGAACTTTTATAAGGTTGCGAACCAATCCTGTTTCTAATACAATCGTTTTGGCTGGTAAAACAGTAATGTATTCCATCATTTGCTTAATTCAGTTTTACATGATGATTGCATTGGCAGTATTTTTATTTCCTTATTTAGGATTACCGGCACTGAATGTTGAAGGTAATTTGATTTTGATGAGCATAGTCGCTTTATTTTCGGGATTAGCCGCTATAGGTTTTGGAACATTATTGGGGACTATTGCCAAAACGCAAGAACAGTCGGCTCCTTTTGGTGCTACCTCTGTAATAATTTTGGCTGCGATTGGAGGAGTTTGGGTTCCAGTATTTGCCATGCCAAAAATTATGCAAGTCATTGCACAATCTTCGCCAATGAACTGGGGGTTAGAAGCTTTTTATGATGTACTTTTGCGCAACGGAACATTTTGGGACTTAATTCCGGAATTATTTTTATTATTTTTATTTTTCATAGTTACCACAACCTTAGCATTGCTGTATGATAAGAAGAAAAGAGCTGTATAA
- a CDS encoding 3-hydroxyacyl-ACP dehydratase produces the protein MLLKDFYTISSLENTAESKYKAMILINEEHEVFKGHFPGNPIMPGVCMMQIIKELTEQITESTLFLQSLSNVKFMALINPFQTPELRLELEISTTEDNLVKVKNVSYFDETVALKLSSVYRKV, from the coding sequence ATGTTATTAAAAGATTTTTATACAATAAGTTCATTAGAAAATACAGCCGAGTCTAAGTATAAGGCAATGATTTTGATTAATGAAGAGCATGAGGTTTTTAAGGGACATTTTCCTGGAAACCCAATAATGCCGGGAGTTTGCATGATGCAAATTATAAAAGAACTGACTGAGCAAATTACAGAGAGCACATTGTTTTTGCAGTCTTTGTCGAATGTAAAATTCATGGCATTGATTAATCCGTTTCAAACACCGGAATTGCGATTAGAATTAGAGATTTCTACAACAGAGGATAACTTGGTTAAAGTTAAAAATGTTAGCTATTTTGATGAAACTGTTGCTTTGAAATTAAGTAGTGTTTATAGAAAAGTTTAG
- a CDS encoding 3-oxoacyl-ACP synthase yields MEANKTYIKSFCSIQNNKVSLNGEVVFSTEPTVFSDFSKKTYQHLEMNYPKFFKMDNLSKLAFLGAELLLQTEGDTTKENNTALVFANKSSSLDTDVKYQNSISDSGNYYPSPAVFVYTLPNICLGEISIKHQLKSENSFFIFADYNPEFMEKYSNILLQTQKADKVLCGWVEYCNEDYKAFLYLIDKQGELEHDQELLKKLYNQ; encoded by the coding sequence ATGGAAGCAAACAAAACCTATATAAAATCCTTTTGCAGCATTCAGAACAACAAAGTTTCACTGAATGGAGAAGTTGTTTTTAGCACTGAACCAACTGTGTTTTCTGATTTTTCAAAGAAAACATACCAGCATTTGGAAATGAATTATCCCAAGTTTTTTAAAATGGATAATTTAAGTAAATTGGCTTTCTTGGGGGCAGAACTACTTTTGCAAACAGAAGGTGATACCACAAAAGAAAATAATACAGCACTAGTATTTGCCAACAAATCGTCAAGTTTGGATACGGATGTAAAATATCAAAATTCAATTTCGGATTCAGGGAATTATTACCCAAGTCCAGCGGTTTTTGTCTATACGCTGCCTAATATTTGTTTAGGGGAAATTAGTATTAAGCATCAACTAAAAAGCGAAAATTCTTTTTTTATATTTGCCGACTACAACCCTGAATTTATGGAGAAATACTCCAATATTCTTTTGCAAACCCAAAAGGCAGATAAAGTCTTATGCGGTTGGGTTGAATATTGCAATGAAGACTATAAAGCCTTTCTGTATCTGATAGATAAGCAAGGAGAATTAGAACACGATCAAGAATTATTAAAAAAACTATACAATCAATAA
- a CDS encoding outer membrane lipoprotein carrier protein LolA yields MRIKYFLLLIFLNVSLFKSLAQEQKMSENEITAFKQSVAQVSKKIKTLSTDFVQYKHLDFLSKDIETSGKMVFKEPNLLLWQYKKPYSYSIVFKNGKILINDEGKKSSVDIGNSKLFGKINKLIVGSVSGDLFDDKEFSISYFKNKDQNITKFIPKDAALKKYIKQIELTFDKTDATVVQVKLLESSADFTRIVLKNKVINAKVDEASFTN; encoded by the coding sequence ATGAGGATTAAATATTTTCTATTACTGATTTTTTTGAACGTTTCCCTTTTTAAATCTTTGGCTCAAGAACAAAAAATGAGCGAAAATGAGATTACTGCATTCAAACAATCGGTTGCACAGGTGTCTAAGAAAATCAAGACATTGAGCACTGATTTTGTTCAATACAAGCATCTTGATTTTTTATCAAAAGATATTGAAACCTCCGGAAAAATGGTTTTCAAAGAACCCAATTTATTGCTTTGGCAATACAAAAAGCCATACAGTTATTCCATAGTTTTCAAAAACGGAAAAATACTGATTAATGACGAAGGAAAGAAAAGCTCTGTAGATATTGGAAATAGTAAATTGTTTGGAAAAATAAATAAGTTGATTGTGGGGAGTGTAAGCGGAGATTTATTTGATGATAAGGAATTTTCTATTTCATACTTTAAAAACAAAGACCAAAATATCACCAAATTTATTCCGAAAGATGCAGCTCTTAAAAAGTACATCAAGCAAATCGAATTGACTTTTGATAAAACAGATGCTACCGTTGTTCAGGTTAAATTATTGGAATCATCTGCAGATTTTACCCGAATTGTATTAAAAAACAAAGTAATCAATGCCAAAGTCGATGAAGCTTCTTTTACGAATTAG
- a CDS encoding beta-ketoacyl-[acyl-carrier-protein] synthase family protein produces the protein MIKEVYITETNCITPIGFDVTTNVTNIGNAVSGIQLHNEPKLLDAPFYASIINDEDLDLAFAKVTSAKSYSRLEKMMILALEPIIKKSKVVLNERTAFILSTTKGNVTALENENIDSAYLHQLAKTIADFFAFKTEPIVVSNACVSGVLAVSVAKRLIQADAYDNAFLVAGDEVSKFVLSGFNSFQAMSDLPCKPYSINRTGVTLGEAAAAVLVSSNKDNAKVKVIGDGSINDANHISGPSRTGEGLFRSIQNALAEAQMNSNQVDYISAHGTATPFNDEMEAIALNRLGLENVPLNSLKGFYGHTLGASGLLETVIGIQSVEESKLFVSLGFDTIGVSQPIRVIEKNEDKNIQFFLKTASGFGGCNTAVLFEKVN, from the coding sequence ATGATAAAAGAAGTATATATAACCGAAACAAATTGTATTACACCTATTGGGTTTGATGTGACTACTAATGTGACAAACATTGGTAATGCCGTTTCCGGTATTCAATTGCACAATGAGCCTAAGTTGTTAGATGCACCATTTTATGCTTCTATTATTAATGATGAAGATTTAGATTTGGCTTTCGCCAAAGTGACTTCGGCAAAGAGTTATTCCAGATTAGAAAAAATGATGATTTTGGCTTTAGAACCAATCATTAAAAAGTCCAAAGTTGTTTTGAATGAACGAACGGCTTTCATTCTTTCTACCACAAAAGGAAATGTTACGGCTTTAGAAAACGAAAATATAGATTCAGCCTATTTACATCAATTGGCTAAAACGATAGCTGATTTTTTTGCATTTAAGACAGAACCTATAGTGGTTTCTAATGCATGTGTATCTGGGGTATTAGCGGTTTCGGTGGCTAAAAGATTAATTCAGGCAGATGCATATGATAATGCATTTTTAGTGGCTGGAGATGAAGTTTCGAAGTTTGTTTTATCGGGATTCAATTCTTTTCAGGCAATGAGTGATTTGCCATGTAAACCGTATTCAATAAATAGAACAGGAGTAACCTTAGGAGAAGCTGCAGCTGCGGTTTTGGTTTCTTCGAATAAAGATAATGCCAAAGTAAAAGTTATAGGAGATGGTTCCATTAATGATGCGAATCATATTTCCGGACCATCCAGAACAGGAGAAGGACTTTTTAGAAGTATTCAGAATGCTTTGGCGGAAGCCCAAATGAACAGTAATCAAGTTGATTATATTTCGGCACATGGTACTGCAACTCCTTTTAATGACGAAATGGAAGCCATAGCTCTAAACAGGTTAGGGCTTGAAAATGTACCATTAAACAGTCTGAAAGGATTTTATGGACATACATTGGGTGCTTCTGGATTGTTGGAGACCGTTATTGGGATTCAATCGGTAGAAGAGAGTAAATTGTTTGTTTCATTAGGTTTTGATACCATTGGAGTAAGTCAGCCTATTCGTGTTATAGAAAAAAATGAGGATAAAAATATTCAGTTTTTTCTAAAAACAGCATCGGGTTTTGGAGGTTGTAATACCGCGGTTTTATTCGAAAAAGTAAACTAA